A region from the Cannabis sativa cultivar Pink pepper isolate KNU-18-1 chromosome 9, ASM2916894v1, whole genome shotgun sequence genome encodes:
- the LOC115722520 gene encoding VAN3-binding protein, with amino-acid sequence MEKASTETWRPDPVHTSSLFRPPETPREPMEFLSRSWSVSALEVSKAIAPSHMVLSKTMGGGGGGNGAIPEDIAGEIEEGGVTFSGNPFSFASSETSQMVLDRIMSQSQEVSPRTSGRLSHSSGPLNGTQSCGSLTDSPPVSPSEIDDAKFYRSTNHLNTQYRAPATGPAGGGVSNGGGKTVGRWLKDRREKKKEETRAQNAQLHAAVSVAGVAAAVAAIAAATAASSGSGKDEQRAKTDMAVASAATLVAAQCVEAAEAMGAEREYLASVVSSAVNVRSAGDIMTLTAGAATALRGAATLKARALKEVWNIAAVIPVEKGIGGGVNGGNGSNGNSNSSFSGELVPEENFLGICSRELLARGCELLKRTRKGGLHWKVVSVYINRTNQVMLKMKSRHVAGTITKKKKNVVVEVIKDMPAWPGRHLLEGGENRRYFGLKTITRGVVDFECRNQREYDIWTQGVSRLLSIAAEKNNHRHHRA; translated from the exons ATGGAAAAGGCCAGTACTGAAACCTGGAGACCTGACCCGGTTCACACATCCTCATTGTTCCGGCCACCGGAGACTCCACGAGAGCCTATGGAGTTTCTCTCACGCTCTTGGAGCGTTTCCGCCCTGGAAGTATCTAAAGCCATAGCTccatctcatatggtcctttcTAAGACCATGGGCGGCGGAGGAGGTGGTAACGGAGCAATACCGGAGGACATCGCCGGCGAGATAGAAGAAGGTGGTGTTACTTTTTCCGGGAACCCGTTTTCGTTTGCTTCTTCGGAAACTTCTCAGATGGTTTTGGACCGTATAATGTCACAGTCG CAAGAGGTATCGCCTAGAACTTCAGGCAGACTCTCCCATAGTAGTGGTCCTCTTAATGGAACCCAAAGCTGTGGTTCCTTAACAGACAGTCCACCGGTCTCACCCTCCGAAATCGACGATGCCAAG TTTTATCGTTCTACCAATCATTTAAATACCCAATACAGAGCTCCGGCTACCGGTCCCGCTGGCGGTGGAGTTTCAAACGGAGGTGGGAAAACAGTCGGTAGGTGGCTCAAGGACAGGAgggagaaaaagaaagaagaaaccaGAGCCCAGAACGCCCAGCTCCATGCCGCCGTTTCCGTAGCTGGAGTCGCCGCCGCAGTGGCCGCCATAGCTGCAGCCACCGCAGCCTCATCTGGGTCCGGGAAAGATGAGCAGAGGGCTAAGACAGACATGGCCGTGGCCTCTGCAGCTACCTTAGTCGCTGCTCAATGCGTAGAGGCAGCCGAGGCCATGGGCGCCGAACGGGAATACCTTGCCTCGGTCGTTAGCTCAGCCGTTAACGTACGTTCTGCCGGCGATATCATGACTTTAACCGCCGGTGCGGCCACTG CTCTGCGTGGCGCGGCTACTTTAAAGGCGAGGGCATTAAAGGAAGTGTGGAATATAGCGGCTGTTATTCCGGTGGAGAAAGGGATAGGAGGAGGAGTTAACGGTGGTAACGGTAGTAACGGTAATTCCAACAGTAGTTTCAGCGGTGAACTTGTTCCTGAGGAAAACTTTCTTGGTATTTGCAGTAGAGAATTACTAGCCAGAGGCTGTGAACTCCTCAAACGAACCCGTAAAG GTGGTCTTCATTGGAAAGTTGTGTCGGTTTACATCAACAGAACAAAccag GTTATGTTGAAGATGAAGAGTAGGCACGTTGCTGGGACCatcacaaaaaagaaaaaga ATGTGGTTGTGGAAGTGATTAAAGATATGCCGGCTTGGCCTGGTCGCCACTTGCTTGAAGGCGGTGAGAACCGGCGTTACTTCGGTTTGAAAACTATCACGCGTGGCGTTGTAGATTTTGAGTGTAGGAACCAAAGAGAGTATGATATTTGGACTCAAGGTGTCTCAAGGCTGCTTTCCATTGCTGCAGAAAAGAACAACCATAGACATCATAGAGCATGA
- the LOC133031234 gene encoding uncharacterized protein LOC133031234, with translation MAKHNTRSSVNDENGDTSSDPIPNPEIHSTPTPQANTETRDRPAHEDPSSPYFLSTGDHPGLLLVSTLLTGSNFQSWRRAITMAFAAKNKTAFLDGSLPKPDPTDLSFCAWTRCNNMVMSWLLHSVSPQIAQSIMFFNLASDMWNDLVDRFNEGNGPRIFQLKAELHSLQQGD, from the coding sequence ATGGCCAAACACAACACAAGGAGCTCTGTCAACGATGAGAACGGCGACACTTCGTCTGATCCCATTCCCAATCCTGAGATTCACTCTACTCCTACTCCTCAAGCCAACACAGAAACCAGAGATCGACCTGCTCATGAGGATCCTTCCAGTCCTTATTTCTTGAGCACAGGAGATCATCCAGGTCTTCTGCTTGTATCTACTCTTCTCACAGGATCTAATTTTCAATCCTGGCGTAGAGCAATCACCATGGCTTTTGCTGCCAAAaacaagactgccttccttgaTGGCAGTCTTCCCAAACCAGATCCCACAGATCTATCCTTTTGTGCCTGGACCAGATGCAACAACATGGTCATGTCATGGCTCCTTCACTCGGTTTCTCCACAAATCGCACAAAGCATCATGTTCTTTAACCTTGCATCTGATATGTGGAATGATCTTGTCGATCGATTCAATGAAGGAAATGGCCCACGCATTTTCCAGCTCAAGGCCGAACTTCATAGTCTGCAGCAAGGAGATTAG
- the LOC115721858 gene encoding chlorophyllase-2, with protein sequence MSSCTTSTATSNIFSSGDYATKVQMVEAGTSFHEVPIPPPKPLLIAMPMPLPSQSQDGEFPLLVFSHGFLLYNSFYSQLLRHVASHGFIVVAPQLYTMAGPDTNEEIKSTAQVIDWLSEGLQNLLPQHVKANLNKVGLAGHSRGGKTSFALALSKEINTTLKLSALIGVDPVDGMDKGKQTPPPVLTYVPHSFDLDMPVMVIGSGLGEVKRNPLFPPCAPKGVNHVDFFKECKEPACYFVVKDYGHLDMLDDETKGIRGKLSHCLCKNGKSREPMRKFVGGIMVAFMKAYLGGDSSSLVAIENKSETLPVELETVEFHL encoded by the exons ATGTCCTCATGTACTACTAGTACTGCTACCTCTAACATTTTCTCGAGTGGGGATTATGCAACTAAGGTCCAAATGGTAGAAGCAGGAACAAGCTTTCATGAGGTTCCAATTCCACCTCCCAAACCACTTTTGATTGCTATGCCTATGCCTTTGCCATCTCAATCTCAAGATGGAGAATTCCCACTTCTAGTTTTCTCCCATGGCTTCCTTCTCTACAACTCTTTCTACTCTCAACTCCTTCGACATGTTGCTTCTCATGGCTTCATAGTTGTTGCTCCTCAG TTATATACTATGGCTGGACCAGACACAAACGAAGAAATCAAATCTACAGCTCAAGTAATAGATTGGTTATCTGAAGGACTACAAAACTTGCTTCCCCAACATGTTAAGGCAAATCTAAACAAAGTGGGATTAGCCGGCCATAGTCGTGGTGGGAAAACCTCTTTTGCACTTGCTTTAAGTAAGGAGATAAACACTACCCTTAAGCTTTCTGCACTAATAGGAGTTGACCCAGTTGATGGAATGGACAAAGGAAAACAAACCCCTCCACCAGTTCTTACTTATGTTCCTCATTCTTTTGATCTTGATATGCCTGTAATGGTCATTGGTTCTGGTTTAGGTGAAGTTAAAAGGAATCCTCTGTTCCCTCCTTGTGCTCCTAAGGGTGTTAACCATGTGGACTTCTTTAAGGAATGCAAAGAACCTGCTTGTTACTTTGTGGTTAAGGATTATGGTCATCTTGATATGTTGGATGATGAAACTAAGGGAATTAGAGGCAAATTATCCCACTGTTTGTGTAAAAATGGCAAGTCTAGAGAACCCATGAGAAAGTTTGTTGGAGGAATTATGGTTGCCTTCATGAAAGCTTATCTAGGAGGTGATAGCAGCAGTTTAGTTGCTATAGAGAACAAGAGTGAGACTCTTCCAGTTGAACTTGAAACTGTTGAGTTTCATTTATGA